One window from the genome of Hippopotamus amphibius kiboko isolate mHipAmp2 chromosome 13, mHipAmp2.hap2, whole genome shotgun sequence encodes:
- the STAB1 gene encoding stabilin-1 isoform X2, whose protein sequence is MAGPRGHLLLCLLVLCLAGSSFVGGQKVQSRRCDVKTKFVTRIPCTPCPAIKKRVCPSGWLREFPEKISQDCRYEVQLGDSLLSMSGCSLECSKDVVQKACCPGYWGSQCYECPGGAKTPCSGHGNCLDGIDRNGTCICQENFSGSACQECRDPNRFGPDCQSVCSCVHGVCLHGPLGNGSCLCFAGYTGPRCDQELPVCQALNCPQNSQCSAEAPTCSCLPGHIQEGGKCQAPDPCRPSPCSPIAQCSVSPRGQAQCRCPENYHGDGTVCLPQDPCATNNGGCPSNSTLCLYKRAGQVSCSCKPGLLSINHNASSGCFAACFPYSCDRSATCQVTPDGKTSCVCKEGEVGDGRACYGHLLHEVQKASQTSVTLLRLRVAFAMLDQGCREILTTSGPFTVLAPSISSRTMNASLAQQLCRQHIIAGQHMLEELGVPPTRRWWTLAGQEVTVTFSRFRKYTYKYKDQPQQTFTIHKANYPAANGIFHVVTALRWQPPPELPEDPKKTIGQILASTEAFSRFETILENCGLPSFLDGPGPFTVFAPSNEAVDGLRDGRLVYLFTAGLSKLQELVRYHVYSHGQLTVEKLISKGRVLTMANQILVVNISEEGRILLGPEGVPLRRVDVRAANGVIHMLEGILLPPTILPILPKLCHEEQHKVVAGSCVDCQALNTSTCPPNSAKLDISPEECVYIHDPAGLNVLKKGCAHYCNQTVLTPGCCKGFFGPDCVQCPGGFSNPCYGKGNCSDGVQGSGACLCFPDYKGIACHICSNPNKHGDRCREDCGCVHGLCDNRPGSGGVCQHGTCAPGFSGRFCNESTGNCGPTEQAQQCHPHARCVNQGDVARCLCLDGFEGDGFSCTPSNPCSRPDRGGCSENAECVPGALGTHRCTCHKGWSGDGRVCVAIDECELDARGGCHADALCSYVGPGQSRCTCKLGFAGDGYVCSPIDPCRAGNGGCHDLATCRAVGGGQRVCTCPPGYGGDGFSCYGDIFQELEANAHFSIFYQWTKGSGITLPADGRVTALVPSESAIRRLSSEDQAFWLQPRMLPQLVRAHFLQGALSEEELAQLDGQTVATLSPTVRWEIHNISGRVWVQNASVDVADLLATNGVLHVLSQVLLPPGRDVLWGPGLLQQLDSVPAFHLFRELLQRHRLVPQIEAATAYTIFVPTNRSLEAQANSSSLDPDTVRHHVILGEALSTEALRRGGHRNSLLGPAHWLVFYNHSGQPEVNHVPLEGPALEAPGRSLFGLSGVLTVGSSRCLHSHAEALREKCVNCSRKFRCTQGYQLENTPKKSCVYRSGYTFSRGCSYTCAKKIQVPDCCAGFFGTLCEPCPGGLGGVCSGHGQCQDRLLGSGECHCHEGFHGTACEMCELGRYGPNCTGVCDCAHGLCQEGLRGDGSCVCNVGWQGLHCDQKITGPQCPQKCDPNANCVRDSATAPACVCAAGYSGDGIYCAVVDPCARDHGGCSPHANCTNVAPGQRTCTCLDGYVGDGELCQEVNSCLIHHGGCHTHAECIPTGPQQVSCSCREGYSGDGIRTCVLLDPCSQNNGGCSPYAVCKSTGDGQRMCTCDAVHTVGDGFTCRARVGLELLRDKQASFFSLHLLEYKELKGDGPFTIFVPHADLTTNLSQDQLARIRANRQLVFRYHVVGCRQLRSQELLEEGYATTLSGHPLRFSEREGSIYINDFARVVSSDHEAVNGVLHFIDRVLLPPEALHWEPGAAPVLRRNFTAAAESFGYKIFSGLVTMAGLLPLLRDSFHRPFTMLWPTDSALQALPPERQVWLYHKDHRDKLAAILRGHVIRNVEALASDLPNMGPLRTMHGTPISFTCSRARPGELMVGEENARIVQRHLLFEGGLAYGIDQLLEPPGLGARCDRFETRPLWLKICSICGLEPPCPEGSQEQGSPEACWRYFSKFWTAPPLHSLALRSVWARPSHWGQPQGLGRGCYRNCVTTTWKPSCCPGHYGSECRACPGGASSPCNDHGSCMDGISGNGSCRCHARFAGMACELCAPGAFGPLCQACNCTSHGRCDEGLGGSGSCFCDEGWAGPRCEAQLELQPVCAPPCAPQAVCRAGNSCECSLGYEGDGRTCTVVDLCQDGRGGCSEHADCSQVGAVVTCTCLPDYEGDGWSCRARNRCEDGHRGGCSEHADCLSTGPGAHPLSCPRTHGAVCATPAMWATDCSVWRNLSRPWTAAWTSHHPVTWMLCAWTCTSRMLLGYANATPRGLDFLDFLDDELTYKTLFVPVNEGFVDNMTLSGPDLELHASNTTFLSTNASQGTLLPAHSGLSLVISDMGPANRSQAPVVPGAVVVSRVIVWDIMAFNGIIHTLASPLLAPPQPRAAVAPEAPPVAAGVGAVVAAGALLGLAAGVLYFRARSRSTGFGFSAFQAEDAADDFSPWQEGTSPTLVSVPNPVFGSHDAFCEPFDDSLLEEDVPDTQRILELK, encoded by the exons ATATGAGGTCCAGCTGGGGGACTCCTTGTTGTCCATGAGTGGCTGCAGCCTGGAGTGCTCGAAGGACGTGGTGCAGAAGGCCTGCTGCCCTGGCTACTGGGGGTCCCAGTGCTATG AGTGCCCTGGGGGTGCCAAGACCCCCTGCAGCGGCCATGGAAACTGCTTGGATGGCATTGACAGGAACGGGACCTGCATATGCCAG GAAAACTTCAGTGGCTCAGCCTGCCAGGAGTGTAGAGACCCCAACCGTTTTGGCCCTGACTGCCAGTCAG tCTGCAGCTGTGTGCATGGCGTGTGCCTCCACGGGCCGCTCGGGAATGGAAGCTGCCTGTGCTTTGCTGGATACACGGGACCCCGCTGTGACCAAG AGCTGCCCGTCTGCCAGGCCCTGAACTGTCCCCAGAACTCCCAGTGCTCTGCAGAGGCTCCCACCTGCAGCTGCCTGCCTGGCCACATCCAGGAGGGTGGCAAATGCCAGG CCCCTGACCCCTGCCGGCCGTCACCCTGCTCCCCAATTGCCCAGTGCTCTGTGAGCCCCAGGGGGCAGGCACAGTGTCGCTGCCCTGAGAACTACCATGGGGACGGAACGGTGTGTCTGCCTCAGGACCCATGCGCCACCAACAACGGTGGCTGCCCCAGCAACTCCACCTTATGTCTGTACAAGAGGGCAGGCCAG GTCTCCTGCTCGTGTAAGCCAGGCCTGCTCAGCATCAACCACAATGCTTCCTCCGGCTGCTTCGCCGCCTGCTTCCCCTACTCCTGTGACCGGTCAGCCACCTGCCAGGTGACCCCTGATGGAAAGACCAG CTGTGTGTGCAAGGAGGGCGAGGTGGGGGATGGGCGCGCCTGCTACGGACACCTGCTCCACGAGGTGCAGAAGGCCAGCCAGACGAGCGTGACcttactgaggctcagagtcGCCTTTGCCATGCTGG accAGGGCTGCCGGGAGATCCTCACCACATCAGGCCCGTTCACTGTGCTGGCACCATCCATCTCCTCCAGGACCATGAAT GCGTCCCTTGCCCAGCAGCTCTGCAGACAGCACATCATCGCAGGGCAGCACATGCTGGAGGAGTTAGGGGTCCCACCTACACGCAGGTGGTGGACACTGGCCGGACAGGAGGTCACCGTCACTTTCAGCCGCTTCAGG AAATACACCTACAAGTACAAAGACCAGCCCCAGCAGACATTCACCATCCACAAGGCCAACTACCCAGCAGCCAACGGCATCTTCCACGTGGTCACTGCCCTGAGGTGGCAGCCGCCACCAGAGCTCCCTGAGGACCCCAAG AAGACCATCGGCCAGATTCTTGCCTCCACTGAGGCCTTCAGCCGGTTTGAAACCATCTTGGAG AACTGTGGGCTGCCCTCCTTTCTGGACGGCCCTGGGCCCTTCACAGTCTTTGCTCCCAGCAATGAGGCAGTGGATGGCTTGCGGGACGGCCGCCTGGTCTACCTCTTCACAGCG gGTCTCTCCAAACTGCAGGAGCTGGTGAGGTACCATGTCTACAGCCACGGCCAG ctGACTGTTGAGAAGCTCATCTCCAAGGGCCGGGTCCTCACCATGGCAAACCAGATTCTGGTTGTGAATATCTcggaggag GGGCGCATCCTGCTGGGACCTGAGGGGGTCCCCCTGCGGAGAGTGGACGTGCGGGCTGCCAACGGCGTGATCCACATGCTGGAGGGCATCCTGCTGCCCCCGACTATCCTGCCCATCCTGCCCAAGCTCTGCCACGAGGAGCAGCACAAGGTCGTGGCG ggctcctgcGTGGACTGCCAAGCCCTGAACACCAGCACGTGCCCTCCCAACAGTGCAAAGCTG GACATCTCCCCTGAGGAGTGTGTCTACATCCATGACCCTGCTGGGCTCAACGTCCTGAAGAAGGGATGCGCCCACTACTGCAACCAGACCGTCCTG ACACCTGGCTGCTGCAAAGGGTTTTTTGGGCCTGACTGTGTACAGTGTCCTGGAGGCTTCTCCAACCCCTGCTATGGCAAAGGCAAC tGCAGCGATGGGGTCCAGGGCAGCGGGGCCTGCCTCTGCTTCCCAGACTACAAGGGCATCGCCTGCCACATCTGCTCCAACCCAAACAAGCATGGAGACCGGTGCCGGGAAG ACTGCGGCTGTGTCCATGGTCTATGTGACAACCGTCCGGGCAGTGGCGGTGTGTGCCAGCATGGCACGTGTGCCCCAGGCTTCAGTGGCCGCTTCTGCAACGAGTCCACAGGGAACTGTGGGCCCACAGAACAGGCCCAGCAGTGTCACCCACATGCCCGCTGCGTTAACCAGGGGGATGTCGCCAG GTGTCTCTGTCTTGATGGCTTTGAGGGTGATGGCTTCTCCTGCACACCCAGCAACCCCTGCTCCCGCCCAGACCGTGGCGGATGCTCAGAGAAC GCTGAGTGTgtccctggggccctgggcacGCACCGCTGCACATGCCACAAAGGCTGGAGCGGGGACGGCCGTGTCTGCGTGGCCATCGACGAGTGTGAGCTGGATGCGCGAGGTGGCTGCCATGCCGACGCCCTCTGCAGCTACGTGGGACCCGGGCAG AGCCGGTGCACCTGCAAGCTGGGATTCGCGGGGGACGGCTACGTGTGCAGTCCCATCGACCCCTGCCGGGCAGGCAACGGTGGCTGCCACGATCTG GCCACCTGCCGGGCAGTGGGGGGAGGTCAGCGGGTCTGCACGTGCCCTCCTGGCTATGGGGGTGATGGCTTCAGCTGCTACGGAGACATCTTCCAG GAGCTGGAGGCAAATGCCCACTTCTCCATCTTCTACCAGTGGACCAAG GGCTCTGGCATCACTCTTCCTGCCGACGGCCGAGTCACAGCCCTGGTGCCCTCGGAGTCTGCCATCCGTAGGCTGAGCTCTGAGGACCAGGCCTTCTGGCTGCAGCCAAGGATGCTGCCACAATTGGTCAG GGCCCATTTTCTCCAGGGCGCCCTCTCTGAGGAGGAGCTGGCCCAGCTAGACGGGCAGACTGTAGCCACCCTGAGCCCCACTGTGCGCTGGGAGATTCACAACATCAGTGGG AGGGTCTGGGTGCAGAACGCCAGCGTGGACGTGGCTGACCTCCTTGCCACCAATGGTGTCCTACATGTCCTCAGCCAG GTCTTACTGCCTCCAGGGAGGGATGTGCTGTGGGGGCCGGGGTTGCTGCAACAGCTGGACTCGGTGCCTGCCTTCCACCTCTTCCGGGAGCTGCTGCAG CGCCACAGGCTGGTACCCCAGATTGAGGCTGCCACCGCCTACACCATCTTTGTGCCAACCAACCGCTCTCTGGAGGCTCAGGCCAACAGCAGCAGCCTG GACCCGGACACAGTGCGGCACCACGTGATCCTGGGGGAGGCGCTCTCCACAGAGGCCCTGCGGAGGGGGGGTCACCGCAACTCCCTCCTGGGCCCCGCCCACTGGCTTGTCTTCTACAACCATAGTGGCcag CCCGAGGTGAACCACGTGCCGCTGGAAGGCCCTGCACTGGAGGCCCCTGGCCGCTCGCTGTTCGGCCTGTCGGGGGTCCTGACGGTGGGCTCAAGCCGCTGCCTGCACAGCCACGCAGAGGCCCTGCGG GAGAAATGTGTAAACTGTTCTCGGAAATTCCGCTGCACTCAGGGCTACCAGCTGGAG AACACCCCCAAGAAGAGCTGTGTCTACCGGTCTGGCTACACATTTTCCCGGGGCTGTTCTTACACGTGTGCCAAGAAGATCCAG GTGCCCGACTGCTGCGCTGGCTTCTTCGGCACACTGTGCGAGCCGTGCCCCGGGGGGCTGGGTGGTGTGTGCTCGGGCCATGGGCAGTGCCAGGACCGGCTCCTGGGCAGTGGGGAGTGCCACTGCCACGAGGGCTTCCACGGAACAGCCTGTGAGATGTGTGAGCTGGGCCGCTACGGGCCCAACTGCACGGGAG TGTGTGACTGTGCCCACGGGCTGTGCCAGGAGGGGCTCCGAGGGGACGGAAGCTGTGTCTGTAACGTGGGTTGGCAGGGCCTCCACTGTGACCAGA AGATCACTGGCCCCCAGTGCCCACAGAAGTGTGACCCCAATGCCAA CTGCGTCCGGGACTCGGCTACAGCCCCTGCCTGCGTCTGTGCCGCGGGGTACTCAGGCGACGGCATCTACTGTGCAG TGGTGGACCCTTGTGCCCGTGACCACGGGGGCTGCTCCCCCCACGCCAACTGCACCAACGTGGCACCTGGTCAGCGGACGTGCACCTGCCTGGATGGCTACGTGGGTGATGGGGAGCTGTGCCAGG AAGTTAACAGCTGTCTCATCCACCATGGCGGCTGCCACACGCACGCCGAATGTATCCCCACAGGCCCCCAGCAG GTCTCCTGCAGCTGCCGTGAGGGTTACAGTGGGGACGGCATCCGGACCTGTGTGCTCCTGGACCCCTGCTCCCAG AACAATGGAGGCTGCAGCCCCTATGCTGTGTGCAAAAGCACAGGGGATGGTCAGAGGATGTGTACCTGTGATGCAGTCCACACTGTGGGTGATGGCTTCACCTGCCGTGCCCGAGTCGGCCTG gagcTCCTTCGGGACAAACAAGCCTCATTCTTCAGCCTCCATCTCCTG GAATACAAAGAGCTCAAGGGGGATGGGCCTTTTACAATCTTTGTGCCGCATGCAGATCTAACAACCAACCTGTCGCAG GATCAGCTGGCTCGGATTCGTGCCAATCGCCAGCTTGTGTTCCGCTACCATGTGGTTGGTTGCCGGCAGCTGCGGAGCCAAGAGCTGCTGGAGGAGGGCTACGCCACCACACTCTCTGGGCACCCGCTGCGCTTCAGTGAGAGGGAG GGCAGCATATACATCAATGACTTCGCCCGCGTGGTGAGCAGCGACCACGAGGCTGTGAATGGTGTCCTACATTTCATCGACCGTGTCCTGCTGCCGCCGGAAGCACTGCACTGGGAGCCTGGCGCTGCCCCAGTTCTGCGG AGAAACTTCACTGCCGCTGCGGAGAGCTTCGGTTACAAGATCTTCAGTGGCCTTGTGACG ATGGCTGGCCTCCTGCCCCTGCTTCGAGATTCATTCCACAGGCCCTTCACAATGCTGTGGCCCACAGACTCTGCCCTGCAAGCCTTGCCTCCCGAGCGCCAGGTCTGGCTGTATCATAAGGACCATCGTGACAAGCTGGCAGCCATTCTGCGGGGCCATGTGATCCGCAACGTGGAG GCCTTGGCATCTGACCTGCCCAACATGGGCCCCCTGCGCACCATGCATGGGACCCCCATCTCCTTCACCTGCAGCCGTGCCCGGCCG GGCGAGCTCATGGTGGGAGAGGAGAACGCCCGAATTGTGCAGCGACACCTGCTTTTTGAGGGGGGCCTGGCCTATGGCATTGACCAGCTGCTGGAGCCACCTGGCCTTGGTGCCCGCTGTGACCGCTTTGAGACTCGGCCTCTGTGGCTG AAGATTTGCAGCATTTGCGGGCTGGAGCCGCCCTGTCCTGAGGGCTCCCAGGAGCAG GGCAGCCCTGAGGCCTGCTGGCGCTACTTCTCAAAGTTCTGGACGGCCCCTCCGCTGCACTCCTTGGCACTGCGTAGTGTTTGGGCCCGGCCCAGCCACTGGGGTCAGCCCCAAGGCTTGGGCAGGGGCTGCTACCGCAActgtgtcaccaccacctggaaGCCCAGCTGCTGCCCGGGCCACTACGGCAGTGAGTGCCGAG CTTGCCCCGGCGGCGCCAGCAGCCCCTGTAACGACCACGGCTCGTGCATGGACGGCATAAGCGGCAACGGGAGCTGCAGGTGCCATGCCAGGTTTGCCGGGATGGCCTGCGAACTCTGTGCCCCGGGCGCCTTTGGGCCCCTTTGCCAAG CCTGCAACTGTACCTCCCACGGCCGCTGTGACGAGGGCCTGGGGGGCTCCGGCTCCTGTTTCTGCGacgagggctgggctgggccgcGCTGTGAGGCGCAGCTGG AgctgcagcctgtgtgtgctccACCCTGCGCACCCCAGGCCGTGTGCCGTGCTGGCAACAGCTGCGAGTGCAGCCTGGGCTACGAAGGGGATGGCCGCACGTGCACAG TGGTGGACCTGTGCCAGGATGGGCGTGGTGGCTGCAGCGAGCATGCCGACTGCAGCCAGGTAGGAGCAGTGGTCACCTGCACCTGCCTGCCCGACTATGAGGGTGATGGCTGGAGCTGCCGGGCCCGCAACCGCTGTGAGGATGGCCACCGCGGGGGCTGCAGTGAGCACGCTGACTGCCTGAGCACTGGGCCG GGCGCCCACCCGCTCTCCTGTCCCAGAACACACGGCGCTGTGTGTGCCACGCCGGCTATGTGGGCGACGGACTGCAGTGTCTGGAGGAACCTGAGCCGCCCGTGGACCGCTGCCTGGACCAGCCACCACCCTGTCACGTGGATGCTGTGTGCATGGACCTGCACTTCCAGG ATGCTACTGGGCTATGCCAATGCCACCCCGAGGGGTCTTGACTTCCTGGATTTCCTGGATGACGAGCTCACCTACAAGACGCTCTTTGTTCCTGTCAATGAGGGCTTTGTGGACAACATG ACACTGAGCGGCCCAGACCTGGAGCTGCACGCCTCCAATACCACCTTCCTGAGCACCAACGCCAGCCAGGGTACCTTGCTTCCTGCCCACTCGGGCCTCAGCCTTGTCATCAGTGACATGGGCCCTGCTAACCGTTCTCAGGCCCCTGTG GTCCCAGGGGCAGTTGTGGTTAGCCGTGTCATCGTGTGGGACATCATGGCCTTCAATGGCATCATCCACACTCTGGCCAGCCCCCTCCTGGCACCCCCACAGCCC CGGGCAGCGGTAGCCCCGGAGGCCCCACCTGTGGCAGCAGGCGTGGGGGCTGTGGTCGCTGCCGGAGCGCTCCTCGGCCTCGCGGCTGGCGTCCTCTACTTTCGGGCCCGAAGCAGGTCCACAGGCTTTGGCTTCTCAGCCTTCCAG gcgGAAGATGCCGCTGATGACTTCTCCCCGTGGCAGGAAGGGACGAGCCCAACCCTGGTCTCTGTCCCCAACCCGGTCTTTGGTAGCCACGATGCCTTTTGTGAGCCCTTCGAT GACTCGCTCCTGGAGGAGGATGTCCCCGACACCCAGAGGATCCTCGAGCTCAAGTGA